Proteins from one Limanda limanda chromosome 4, fLimLim1.1, whole genome shotgun sequence genomic window:
- the tp53rk gene encoding EKC/KEOPS complex subunit TP53RK, with protein sequence MAMERSGVIHELLRKAELLKQGAEARVYRAQFLGRSVIVKERFAKRYRHPGLDDKLTHRRTVQEVRSILRCRRGGISAPVVYFVDYTFHCIFLEEILGSLTVRDHIAFTQQSDSCEDHELEQLAQRVGQILAKMHDEDVIHGDLTTSNMLLRCGQEDKESDLVLIDFGLSYISSLPEDKGVDLYVLEKAFLSTHPNTEALFQELLKSYTASSKKSSAVIKKLDEVRLRGRKRSMVG encoded by the exons ATGGCGATGGAGAGAAGTGGGGTGATTCATGAGTTACTCAGAAAAGCAGAGTTATTAAAACAAGGAGCGGAAGCCCGAGTGTACCGGGCACAATTCCTTGGAAGGTCTGTGATAGTGAAAGAAAGGTTTGCAAAACGCTACAGACACCCAGGACTGGACGATAAGTTGACTCACCGCAGGACGGTGCAGGAGGTCCGCTCCATACTGCGTTGCCGGAGGGGAG GTATATCTGCTCCTGTAGTCTACTTTGTGGACTACACCTTCCACTGTATTTTCTTGGAGGAAATCCTGGGTTCCTTGACTGTGCGTGACCACATTGCATTCACTCAGCAGTCTGATTCCTGTGAGGACCATGAACTTGAGCAGCTGGCTCAGCGAGTGGGTCAGATCCTGGCAAAAATGCATGACGAAGACGTCATCCATGGAGACTTGACCACATCCAACATGCTTCTGAGGTGCGGCCAGGAAGACAAAGAGTCAGACCTGGTCCTTATTGACTTCGGTTTGAGCTATATCTCTTCTCTGCCAGAGGATAAGGGGGTGGACTTGTATGTGTTGGAAAAGGCTTTTCTCAGTACCCACCCCAACACGGAGGCTCTGTTCCAGGAGCTGTTAAAGAGCTACACAGCATCTTCTAAGAAGTCATCAGCAGTCATTAAAAAGCTTGATGAGGTCCGgctgagagggagaaagaggtcAATGGTGGGATAA